One stretch of Hevea brasiliensis isolate MT/VB/25A 57/8 chromosome 12, ASM3005281v1, whole genome shotgun sequence DNA includes these proteins:
- the LOC110669839 gene encoding pre-mRNA-processing protein 40A isoform X2, with the protein MDNSSQSSGTQFRPVGPAQQGQPFIPVAPQQFRPVGQGMPAGQSPSLQFSQPMQQLPQWPNQPGHATPSSQAVPLPYVHPNRPMTAGPPQLQQTAPSVSNHAPGLGASAIPLSSPYTFTPPFGQPQNNVSASSQFQPMPQIHAPVVPAGGQPWLAPGSNGVSHGAAIQPTGQQPSVSSSLDPAVNVPSHNQQSSSDWQEHTASDGRRYYYNKRTKQSSWEKPFELMTAIERADASTVWKEFTTPEGKKYYYNKVTKQSKWSIPEELKLAREQAQQAVSQGTPSQADASHAPAAVAVTLAETSTTAISVSSSSFGVASSSVPVTPVVAVSNAAVVVSGSSALSVAQSNIPNAAGAQPPVVSLTPLPTAVSGSSSVTAALVNAKTSLSGLDNVASQVAASSVDGASVLHTEEVRKGMAVAGKSDANPLEEKTPDDEPLVFASKQEAKNAFKALLESANVQSDWTWEQTMREIINDKRYGALKTPGERKQAFNEYLGQRKKIEAEERRMRQKRARVEFTKMLEESKELTSSMKWSKAVSLFENDERFKAVEKTRDREDLFDNYIVELGRKEREKAAEDHRRNVAEYKKFLESCDFIKVNSPWRKVQDRLEDDERCLRLEKLDRLLIFQDYIRDLEKEEEEQKKIQKEQLRRAERKNRDQFRKLLEDHVADGSLTAKTHWHDYCPKVKDLPQYHAVATNSSGSTPRDLFDGVAEELEKQYHDDKTRIKDAMKTGKINLSSAWTFEDFKAALSDDVSSPPISEINLKLLYDELLERAKEKEEKEAKKRQRLADDFTKLLYTYKEITASSSWDDSKQLFEESQEYRSIGEESFSREIFEEYVAHLQEKAKEKERKREEEKAKKEKEREEKEKRKERKEKEKEKEREREKGKERTKKDETDSENVDPTENYTHKEDKKREKDKDRRHRRRHQSGTDDVSSDKDEKEESKKSRRHGSDRKKSRKHSYTPESDSESRHKRHKRDHRDGSHRNGGYEELEDGEVGGDGEAH; encoded by the exons ATGGACAATAGTTCTCAGTCCTCTGGTACACAG TTTCGACCAGTAGGTCCTGCACAACAGGGACAGCCATTCATTCCAGTGGCTCCCCAACAGTTTCGGCCTGTTGGACAAGGGATGCCAGCTGGTCAGAGTCCATCGCTGCAGTTTTCTCAACCAATGCAGCAGTTGCCACAATGGCCAAATCAGCCTGGCCATGCTACACCTTCATCACAAGCTGTACCTTTGCCATATGTTCATCCAAATAGGCCAATGACAGCAGGTCCACCACAGTTGCAGCAAACTGCTCCCTCAGTAAGTAATCATGCGCCTGGGTTGGGTGCCTCTGCAATTCCTCTCTCGTCACCATATACT TTTACCCCACCTTTTGGCCAGCCACAAAATAATGTCAGTGCATCGTCCCAGTTCCAGCCGATGCCTCAAATACATGCACCTGTTGTTCCTGCAGGTGGACAACCTTGGTTGGCCCCTGGAAGCAATGGTGTATCACATGGTGCAGCAATACAGCCAACCGGGCAGCAGCCTTCTGTATCTTCTTCCTTAGATCCA GCAGTGAATGTTCCTAGCCATAATCAACAGTCTTCATCTGACTGGCAAGAGCACACAGCTTCTGATGGAAGGAG ATATTACTACAACAAAAGAACAAAACAATCTAGTTGGGAGAAGCCTTTTGAATTGATGACAGCGATTGAG AGGGCTGATGCATCAACAGTCTGGAAGGAGTTCACCACTCCAGAGGGAAAAAA ATATTATTATAACAAGGTTACAAAGCAATCTAAGTGGTCAATACCAGAGGAATTGAAG TTAGCTCGTGAACAGGCTCAACAAGCAGTTAGCCAAGGAACCCCGTCTCAAGCTGATGCATCTCATGCCCCAGCTGCTGTCGCTGTTACCTTGGCTGAAACATCTACGACAGCTATTTCAGTTAGCTCCAGCTCTTTTGGAGTAGCTTCAAGCTCAGTTCCAGTTACACCTGTTGTTGCTGTTTCTAATGCTGCAGTGGTAGTTTCTGGTTCATCAGCGCTGTCTGTTGCACAATCTAACATACCAAATGCTGCTGGTGCCCAACCCCCTGTGGTTAGCTTGACTCCTTTACCCACTGCTGTTTCAGGGAGTTCTAGTGTTACTGCTGCTTTGGTTAATGCCAAGACATCACT AAGTGGCCTTGATAATGTTGCATCTCAAGTTGCTGCCAGTTCTGTAGATGGAGCATCTGTGCTGCATACTGAG GAAGTGAGAAAAGGAATGGCTGTTGCAGGAAAAAGTGATGCCAATCCATTAGAGGAGAAAACTCCGGATGATGAACCTTTAGTGTTTGCTAGTAAACAG GAGGCTAAAAATGCATTCAAAGCTCTCCTGGAATCTGCTAATGTTCAGTCTGATTGGACTTGGGAGCAG ACAATGAGAGAGATCATTAATGACAAGAGATATGGTGCTCTTAAAACACCTGGTGAACGGAAGCAAGCATTTAATGAG TACTTGGGTCAAAGGAAAAAAATAGAAGCTGAGGAGAGGCGCATGAGGCAGAAAAGAGCTAGGGTGGAATTCACCAAGATGTTGGAA GAGTCCAAAGAACTCACATCATCCATGAAATGGAG CAAAGCTGTAAGTTTGTTTGAAAATGATGAGCGGTTCAAGGCTGTTGAGAAAACCAGAGATCGGGAGGATCTTTTTGACAACTACATTGTGGAACTTGGAAGGAAG GAAAGGGAAAAGGCTGCAGAGGACCACAGGCGGAATGTAGCAGAATATAAAAAATTTCTGGAATCCTGCGACTTCATTAAG GTAAATAGCCCATGGCGGAAAGTTCAAGATCGCTTGGAGGATGATGAAAGGTGTTTGCGTCTTGAAAAACTTGACCGCTTACTCATTTTCCAG GACTATATCCGTGACCTGGAGAAGgaagaagaggaacagaagaagaTACAGAAG GAACAACTGAGACGGGCAGAGCGTAAAAACCGTGATCAGTTTCGCAAATTGTTGGAAGACCATGTTGCTGATGGGTCTCTTACTGCAAAAACTCACTGGCATGATTATTGTCCTAAG GTTAAGGACTTGCCTCAATATCATGCTGTTGCAACAAATTCCTCAGGTTCAACACCGAGAGATTTGTTTGATGGTGTTGCTGAAGAGTTAGAGAAACAG TACCATGATGATAAAACTCGTATAAAGGATGCAATGAAAACGGGGAAG ATTAACTTGTCATCAGCATGGACATTTGAAGACTTTAAAGCTGCTCTTTCTGATGATGTTAGTTCCCCACCAATATCAGAAATAAACCTGAAG CTTTTATATGATGAGCTACTTGAAAGAGCCAAGGAGAAGGAGGAGAAAGAAGCTAAAAAGCGGCAACGGCTTGCTGATGACTTCACTAAATTATTGTATACTTACAAG GAGATAACTGCATCTTCTAGTTGGGATGATTCCAAACAACTTTTTGAAGAAAGCCAGGAGTATAG ATCAATTGGGGAAGAGAGTTTTAGCAGAGAGATTTTTGAAGAATATGTTGCACACTTGCAGGAAAAGGCTAAAGAGAAGGAACGCAAACGCGAGGAAGAAAAG GCCAAAAAGGAgaaagagagggaggaaaaagagAAGCggaaagagagaaaagagaaggagaaggagaaggaaCGTGAAAGGGAAAAAGGGAAGGAACGAACAAAAAAGGATGAAACAGATAGTGAAAATGTTGATCCAACTGAAAATTATACCCACAAAGAGGACAAGAAAAGGGAAAAAGACAAGGATAGGAGACATCGGAGACGGCATCAAAGTGGTACTGATGATGTGAGTTCTGACAAGGATGAGAAAGAGGAATCTAAAAAATCACGCAGACATGGCAGTGACCGTAAAAAATCAAGAAAG CATTCATACACACCTGAGTCAGATAGCGAAAGCCGGCATAAAAGGCACAAGAGAGATCACCGCGATGGTTCCCATAGAAATGGCGGCTATGAGGAGCTAGAAGATGGGGAGGTTGGTGGGGATGGGGAGGCTCATTAG
- the LOC110669839 gene encoding pre-mRNA-processing protein 40A isoform X3, whose amino-acid sequence MDNSSQSSGTQFRPVGPAQQGQPFIPVAPQQFRPVGQGMPAGQSPSLQFSQPMQQLPQWPNQPGHATPSSQAVPLPYVHPNRPMTAGPPQLQQTAPSFTPPFGQPQNNVSASSQFQPMPQIHAPVVPAGGQPWLAPGSNGVSHGAAIQPTGQQPSVSSSLDPAVNVPSHNQQSSSDWQEHTASDGRRYYYNKRTKQSSWEKPFELMTAIERADASTVWKEFTTPEGKKYYYNKVTKQSKWSIPEELKLAREQAQQAVSQGTPSQADASHAPAAVAVTLAETSTTAISVSSSSFGVASSSVPVTPVVAVSNAAVVVSGSSALSVAQSNIPNAAGAQPPVVSLTPLPTAVSGSSSVTAALVNAKTSLSGLDNVASQVAASSVDGASVLHTEEVRKGMAVAGKSDANPLEEKTPDDEPLVFASKQEAKNAFKALLESANVQSDWTWEQTMREIINDKRYGALKTPGERKQAFNEYLGQRKKIEAEERRMRQKRARVEFTKMLEESKELTSSMKWSKAVSLFENDERFKAVEKTRDREDLFDNYIVELGRKEREKAAEDHRRNVAEYKKFLESCDFIKVNSPWRKVQDRLEDDERCLRLEKLDRLLIFQDYIRDLEKEEEEQKKIQKEQLRRAERKNRDQFRKLLEDHVADGSLTAKTHWHDYCPKVKDLPQYHAVATNSSGSTPRDLFDGVAEELEKQVWQAAKLPRRAESEREVSRKVREMKRFELLQTPRHEAEEMQGGSSQPSGQPIPEVEVIRSPSRQEEPPPPPPVALSAEGGPSQPPVRTLSRGAQVWIHSLEKNRTVRENPGFAKVLGSSICLREDRDRLSQDNLDDILTRSMSLNVECLVNQHIVREKTYRLGKEVEKMGHEVASLRSQLSSAQNYISEIEGRMKFYEYKLAERAHVLAERTHVLEEVQALRAGEIAHLTEELKAKEEEAVTREANAYVNAHRDLLAELKKRYPEEYFSWMVDLAPQDEEESEEEAEGERGSEQNVDQAGGNPSAE is encoded by the exons ATGGACAATAGTTCTCAGTCCTCTGGTACACAG TTTCGACCAGTAGGTCCTGCACAACAGGGACAGCCATTCATTCCAGTGGCTCCCCAACAGTTTCGGCCTGTTGGACAAGGGATGCCAGCTGGTCAGAGTCCATCGCTGCAGTTTTCTCAACCAATGCAGCAGTTGCCACAATGGCCAAATCAGCCTGGCCATGCTACACCTTCATCACAAGCTGTACCTTTGCCATATGTTCATCCAAATAGGCCAATGACAGCAGGTCCACCACAGTTGCAGCAAACTGCTCCCTCA TTTACCCCACCTTTTGGCCAGCCACAAAATAATGTCAGTGCATCGTCCCAGTTCCAGCCGATGCCTCAAATACATGCACCTGTTGTTCCTGCAGGTGGACAACCTTGGTTGGCCCCTGGAAGCAATGGTGTATCACATGGTGCAGCAATACAGCCAACCGGGCAGCAGCCTTCTGTATCTTCTTCCTTAGATCCA GCAGTGAATGTTCCTAGCCATAATCAACAGTCTTCATCTGACTGGCAAGAGCACACAGCTTCTGATGGAAGGAG ATATTACTACAACAAAAGAACAAAACAATCTAGTTGGGAGAAGCCTTTTGAATTGATGACAGCGATTGAG AGGGCTGATGCATCAACAGTCTGGAAGGAGTTCACCACTCCAGAGGGAAAAAA ATATTATTATAACAAGGTTACAAAGCAATCTAAGTGGTCAATACCAGAGGAATTGAAG TTAGCTCGTGAACAGGCTCAACAAGCAGTTAGCCAAGGAACCCCGTCTCAAGCTGATGCATCTCATGCCCCAGCTGCTGTCGCTGTTACCTTGGCTGAAACATCTACGACAGCTATTTCAGTTAGCTCCAGCTCTTTTGGAGTAGCTTCAAGCTCAGTTCCAGTTACACCTGTTGTTGCTGTTTCTAATGCTGCAGTGGTAGTTTCTGGTTCATCAGCGCTGTCTGTTGCACAATCTAACATACCAAATGCTGCTGGTGCCCAACCCCCTGTGGTTAGCTTGACTCCTTTACCCACTGCTGTTTCAGGGAGTTCTAGTGTTACTGCTGCTTTGGTTAATGCCAAGACATCACT AAGTGGCCTTGATAATGTTGCATCTCAAGTTGCTGCCAGTTCTGTAGATGGAGCATCTGTGCTGCATACTGAG GAAGTGAGAAAAGGAATGGCTGTTGCAGGAAAAAGTGATGCCAATCCATTAGAGGAGAAAACTCCGGATGATGAACCTTTAGTGTTTGCTAGTAAACAG GAGGCTAAAAATGCATTCAAAGCTCTCCTGGAATCTGCTAATGTTCAGTCTGATTGGACTTGGGAGCAG ACAATGAGAGAGATCATTAATGACAAGAGATATGGTGCTCTTAAAACACCTGGTGAACGGAAGCAAGCATTTAATGAG TACTTGGGTCAAAGGAAAAAAATAGAAGCTGAGGAGAGGCGCATGAGGCAGAAAAGAGCTAGGGTGGAATTCACCAAGATGTTGGAA GAGTCCAAAGAACTCACATCATCCATGAAATGGAG CAAAGCTGTAAGTTTGTTTGAAAATGATGAGCGGTTCAAGGCTGTTGAGAAAACCAGAGATCGGGAGGATCTTTTTGACAACTACATTGTGGAACTTGGAAGGAAG GAAAGGGAAAAGGCTGCAGAGGACCACAGGCGGAATGTAGCAGAATATAAAAAATTTCTGGAATCCTGCGACTTCATTAAG GTAAATAGCCCATGGCGGAAAGTTCAAGATCGCTTGGAGGATGATGAAAGGTGTTTGCGTCTTGAAAAACTTGACCGCTTACTCATTTTCCAG GACTATATCCGTGACCTGGAGAAGgaagaagaggaacagaagaagaTACAGAAG GAACAACTGAGACGGGCAGAGCGTAAAAACCGTGATCAGTTTCGCAAATTGTTGGAAGACCATGTTGCTGATGGGTCTCTTACTGCAAAAACTCACTGGCATGATTATTGTCCTAAG GTTAAGGACTTGCCTCAATATCATGCTGTTGCAACAAATTCCTCAGGTTCAACACCGAGAGATTTGTTTGATGGTGTTGCTGAAGAGTTAGAGAAACAG gtatggcaagcggcgaagcttccaaggagagccgaaagcgaaagagaggtctcccggaaagtgcgggagatgaagcgattcgagctgctccagacacccaggcatgaagctgaggaaatgcaagggggctcatctcaaccttcggggcagccgatccccgaggtagaagtgatccgatctccttctcgccaagaagagccgcctccacctcctccagtcgctttgagcgcggaagggggtccttctcaacctcctgtaaggaccctttcccgcggtgcccaagtctggatccactcgctagagaagaaccgcacggttcgagagaacccgggtttcgctaaggtcttggggtcctccatctgccttcgggaagatCGAGATAGGCTGTCTCAGGAtaatcttgatgacatcttgaccagatctatgagcctgaatgtggagtgcttggtgaaccagcacattgtccgggagaagacttaccgcctgggtaaggaggtcgagaagatgggtcatgaagtggcttccctccgatcccaactctcgtccgctcagaactacatatctgaaattgaggggcggatgaagttctacgagtataagctggccgagcgagctcacgttctggccgagcgaacccatgttcttgaagaagttcaagCACTCCGGGCCGGTGAAATTGCTcatctcactgaggagctcaaagcgaaagaagaagaagcggtgacaagggaggccaatgcttatgtgaatgctcatagggatctcctggccgagctcaagaagcgttatcccgaggagtacttctcctggatggtcgacctggctccccaagacgaagaggaaagcgaggaggaggctgagggtgagagaggaagtgagcaaaatgtagatcaggctgggggtaatccttcagccgaatga
- the LOC110669839 gene encoding pre-mRNA-processing protein 40A isoform X4 — protein sequence MDNSSQSSGTQFRPVGPAQQGQPFIPVAPQQFRPVGQGMPAGQSPSLQFSQPMQQLPQWPNQPGHATPSSQAVPLPYVHPNRPMTAGPPQLQQTAPSFTPPFGQPQNNVSASSQFQPMPQIHAPVVPAGGQPWLAPGSNGVSHGAAIQPTGQQPSVSSSLDPAVNVPSHNQQSSSDWQEHTASDGRRYYYNKRTKQSSWEKPFELMTAIERADASTVWKEFTTPEGKKYYYNKVTKQSKWSIPEELKLAREQAQQAVSQGTPSQADASHAPAAVAVTLAETSTTAISVSSSSFGVASSSVPVTPVVAVSNAAVVVSGSSALSVAQSNIPNAAGAQPPVVSLTPLPTAVSGSSSVTAALVNAKTSLSGLDNVASQVAASSVDGASVLHTEEVRKGMAVAGKSDANPLEEKTPDDEPLVFASKQEAKNAFKALLESANVQSDWTWEQTMREIINDKRYGALKTPGERKQAFNEYLGQRKKIEAEERRMRQKRARVEFTKMLEESKELTSSMKWSKAVSLFENDERFKAVEKTRDREDLFDNYIVELGRKEREKAAEDHRRNVAEYKKFLESCDFIKVNSPWRKVQDRLEDDERCLRLEKLDRLLIFQDYIRDLEKEEEEQKKIQKEQLRRAERKNRDQFRKLLEDHVADGSLTAKTHWHDYCPKVKDLPQYHAVATNSSGSTPRDLFDGVAEELEKQYHDDKTRIKDAMKTGKINLSSAWTFEDFKAALSDDVSSPPISEINLKLLYDELLERAKEKEEKEAKKRQRLADDFTKLLYTYKEITASSSWDDSKQLFEESQEYRSIGEESFSREIFEEYVAHLQEKAKEKERKREEEKAKKEKEREEKEKRKERKEKEKEKEREREKGKERTKKDETDSENVDPTENYTHKEDKKREKDKDRRHRRRHQSGTDDVSSDKDEKEESKKSRRHGSDRKKSRKHSYTPESDSESRHKRHKRDHRDGSHRNGGYEELEDGEVGGDGEAH from the exons ATGGACAATAGTTCTCAGTCCTCTGGTACACAG TTTCGACCAGTAGGTCCTGCACAACAGGGACAGCCATTCATTCCAGTGGCTCCCCAACAGTTTCGGCCTGTTGGACAAGGGATGCCAGCTGGTCAGAGTCCATCGCTGCAGTTTTCTCAACCAATGCAGCAGTTGCCACAATGGCCAAATCAGCCTGGCCATGCTACACCTTCATCACAAGCTGTACCTTTGCCATATGTTCATCCAAATAGGCCAATGACAGCAGGTCCACCACAGTTGCAGCAAACTGCTCCCTCA TTTACCCCACCTTTTGGCCAGCCACAAAATAATGTCAGTGCATCGTCCCAGTTCCAGCCGATGCCTCAAATACATGCACCTGTTGTTCCTGCAGGTGGACAACCTTGGTTGGCCCCTGGAAGCAATGGTGTATCACATGGTGCAGCAATACAGCCAACCGGGCAGCAGCCTTCTGTATCTTCTTCCTTAGATCCA GCAGTGAATGTTCCTAGCCATAATCAACAGTCTTCATCTGACTGGCAAGAGCACACAGCTTCTGATGGAAGGAG ATATTACTACAACAAAAGAACAAAACAATCTAGTTGGGAGAAGCCTTTTGAATTGATGACAGCGATTGAG AGGGCTGATGCATCAACAGTCTGGAAGGAGTTCACCACTCCAGAGGGAAAAAA ATATTATTATAACAAGGTTACAAAGCAATCTAAGTGGTCAATACCAGAGGAATTGAAG TTAGCTCGTGAACAGGCTCAACAAGCAGTTAGCCAAGGAACCCCGTCTCAAGCTGATGCATCTCATGCCCCAGCTGCTGTCGCTGTTACCTTGGCTGAAACATCTACGACAGCTATTTCAGTTAGCTCCAGCTCTTTTGGAGTAGCTTCAAGCTCAGTTCCAGTTACACCTGTTGTTGCTGTTTCTAATGCTGCAGTGGTAGTTTCTGGTTCATCAGCGCTGTCTGTTGCACAATCTAACATACCAAATGCTGCTGGTGCCCAACCCCCTGTGGTTAGCTTGACTCCTTTACCCACTGCTGTTTCAGGGAGTTCTAGTGTTACTGCTGCTTTGGTTAATGCCAAGACATCACT AAGTGGCCTTGATAATGTTGCATCTCAAGTTGCTGCCAGTTCTGTAGATGGAGCATCTGTGCTGCATACTGAG GAAGTGAGAAAAGGAATGGCTGTTGCAGGAAAAAGTGATGCCAATCCATTAGAGGAGAAAACTCCGGATGATGAACCTTTAGTGTTTGCTAGTAAACAG GAGGCTAAAAATGCATTCAAAGCTCTCCTGGAATCTGCTAATGTTCAGTCTGATTGGACTTGGGAGCAG ACAATGAGAGAGATCATTAATGACAAGAGATATGGTGCTCTTAAAACACCTGGTGAACGGAAGCAAGCATTTAATGAG TACTTGGGTCAAAGGAAAAAAATAGAAGCTGAGGAGAGGCGCATGAGGCAGAAAAGAGCTAGGGTGGAATTCACCAAGATGTTGGAA GAGTCCAAAGAACTCACATCATCCATGAAATGGAG CAAAGCTGTAAGTTTGTTTGAAAATGATGAGCGGTTCAAGGCTGTTGAGAAAACCAGAGATCGGGAGGATCTTTTTGACAACTACATTGTGGAACTTGGAAGGAAG GAAAGGGAAAAGGCTGCAGAGGACCACAGGCGGAATGTAGCAGAATATAAAAAATTTCTGGAATCCTGCGACTTCATTAAG GTAAATAGCCCATGGCGGAAAGTTCAAGATCGCTTGGAGGATGATGAAAGGTGTTTGCGTCTTGAAAAACTTGACCGCTTACTCATTTTCCAG GACTATATCCGTGACCTGGAGAAGgaagaagaggaacagaagaagaTACAGAAG GAACAACTGAGACGGGCAGAGCGTAAAAACCGTGATCAGTTTCGCAAATTGTTGGAAGACCATGTTGCTGATGGGTCTCTTACTGCAAAAACTCACTGGCATGATTATTGTCCTAAG GTTAAGGACTTGCCTCAATATCATGCTGTTGCAACAAATTCCTCAGGTTCAACACCGAGAGATTTGTTTGATGGTGTTGCTGAAGAGTTAGAGAAACAG TACCATGATGATAAAACTCGTATAAAGGATGCAATGAAAACGGGGAAG ATTAACTTGTCATCAGCATGGACATTTGAAGACTTTAAAGCTGCTCTTTCTGATGATGTTAGTTCCCCACCAATATCAGAAATAAACCTGAAG CTTTTATATGATGAGCTACTTGAAAGAGCCAAGGAGAAGGAGGAGAAAGAAGCTAAAAAGCGGCAACGGCTTGCTGATGACTTCACTAAATTATTGTATACTTACAAG GAGATAACTGCATCTTCTAGTTGGGATGATTCCAAACAACTTTTTGAAGAAAGCCAGGAGTATAG ATCAATTGGGGAAGAGAGTTTTAGCAGAGAGATTTTTGAAGAATATGTTGCACACTTGCAGGAAAAGGCTAAAGAGAAGGAACGCAAACGCGAGGAAGAAAAG GCCAAAAAGGAgaaagagagggaggaaaaagagAAGCggaaagagagaaaagagaaggagaaggagaaggaaCGTGAAAGGGAAAAAGGGAAGGAACGAACAAAAAAGGATGAAACAGATAGTGAAAATGTTGATCCAACTGAAAATTATACCCACAAAGAGGACAAGAAAAGGGAAAAAGACAAGGATAGGAGACATCGGAGACGGCATCAAAGTGGTACTGATGATGTGAGTTCTGACAAGGATGAGAAAGAGGAATCTAAAAAATCACGCAGACATGGCAGTGACCGTAAAAAATCAAGAAAG CATTCATACACACCTGAGTCAGATAGCGAAAGCCGGCATAAAAGGCACAAGAGAGATCACCGCGATGGTTCCCATAGAAATGGCGGCTATGAGGAGCTAGAAGATGGGGAGGTTGGTGGGGATGGGGAGGCTCATTAG